A stretch of Pseudomonas sp. 7SR1 DNA encodes these proteins:
- a CDS encoding histidine phosphatase family protein, whose translation MGSIYLIRHGQASFGADDYDVLSPNGVRQAQVLGSHLAELGVVFDRCLSGDLRRQQDTATGALGRMSAAGLPVPELEIDAAFNEFDADAVIRALLPDMLPQEPEALHILRNAPQNRAEFQRIFALIVERWLSGRYDPPGLESWLGFVERVQAGLHRLLDQADSSHKIAVFTSGGTITALLHLITRIPAPQAFELNWQIVNTSLNHLKFRGREVALASFNSHAHLQLLRTPDLITFR comes from the coding sequence GTGGGCAGCATCTACCTGATTCGACATGGCCAGGCCTCCTTTGGTGCGGACGACTACGACGTCCTCTCGCCCAATGGCGTACGCCAGGCCCAAGTGCTCGGCAGTCACCTGGCGGAACTCGGTGTCGTATTCGACCGTTGCCTCTCGGGCGACCTGCGTCGTCAGCAGGACACCGCCACGGGCGCGCTGGGCCGGATGTCCGCCGCCGGCTTGCCGGTTCCCGAGCTGGAAATCGACGCTGCGTTCAACGAGTTCGACGCCGACGCGGTGATTCGCGCCCTGCTGCCGGACATGCTCCCCCAGGAACCCGAAGCGCTCCACATCCTGCGCAACGCCCCACAGAACCGCGCCGAGTTCCAGCGCATCTTCGCCTTGATCGTCGAGCGCTGGCTCAGCGGCCGATACGACCCACCCGGGCTGGAAAGCTGGCTGGGGTTCGTGGAACGGGTCCAGGCCGGCCTGCACCGCCTCCTGGACCAGGCCGACAGCAGCCACAAGATCGCCGTGTTCACCTCCGGCGGCACCATCACCGCCCTGCTTCACCTGATCACCCGGATCCCTGCCCCGCAGGCCTTCGAATTGAATTGGCAAATCGTCAACACCTCGCTCAACCACCTGAAATTCAGGGGGCGCGAGGTCGCCCTGGCTTCCTTCAACAGTCATGCCCACCTGCAACTGTTGAGGACCCCGGACCTCATCACCTTTCGTTGA
- a CDS encoding SCP2 sterol-binding domain-containing protein gives MTSVVDAVQKMKAKFNAEAAKGLDLVFGFNITDENKQYALIVKNQTCELQEGENADANCTLVMDSETLKGIVSGETDGMQAFMGGKLRVEGDMMLSMKLSELFPA, from the coding sequence ATGACCTCCGTAGTCGACGCCGTACAAAAGATGAAAGCCAAGTTCAACGCCGAAGCCGCCAAAGGCCTGGACCTGGTGTTCGGTTTCAACATCACCGATGAAAACAAGCAGTACGCCCTCATCGTCAAGAACCAGACCTGTGAATTGCAGGAAGGTGAAAACGCCGATGCCAACTGCACACTAGTCATGGACAGCGAAACCCTCAAGGGCATCGTCAGCGGCGAAACCGACGGCATGCAGGCCTTCATGGGTGGCAAGCTGCGCGTCGAAGGCGACATGATGCTGTCGATGAAGCTATCCGAACTGTTCCCGGCCTGA
- a CDS encoding hydrogenase maturation protein, with protein MPALKIIVLSTAFNGLTQRAWLDLREAGHRPSVVLFSDDATVCRQIEESRADLVICPFLKDRVPERLWRNARRPVVIIHPGIVGDRGASALDWAIMRQAERWGVTALQAVEEMDAGPIWATSEFKLPEGLRKSELYNGLVSDAAIRCIREVVEKFGNGFVPVPLDYNRRDVVGRLQPNMTQDDRTFSWHDSTAFIKRCIDAADGQPGVLASLAGGQFYLYDAHPDVRRGLPGALLAVRDDAVLVATGDASLWIGSLRRKPQPGEQNFKRPARHVLAGQLDDVPVLDGSLARRPFSDEAYQPIRYRECGHVGELTFEFYNGAMSTEQCRRLIDALRWAKSRDTRVLLIRGGRGSFSNGVHLNVIQAAADPGLEAWANIQAIDDVCLELLSARQLVVSGLTGNAGAGGVMLALAADIVLARSDIVLNPHYATMGLYGSEYWTYSLPRAVGPDMAWKLTQECLPISARQALRYGMVQEIGPRCPDEFGLWLLQRANGAWLDPAYEAIRVRKAERSLPAIQACRDGELKEMHRDMVGNRRGFAEKCRHFVFKRKACGTPERLVAPWARATEAEAAR; from the coding sequence ATGCCCGCACTGAAGATCATTGTGCTGTCGACCGCGTTCAACGGCCTGACCCAACGCGCCTGGCTGGACCTGCGCGAGGCCGGTCATCGCCCCAGCGTGGTGCTGTTCAGCGATGACGCCACGGTATGCCGGCAAATCGAAGAGAGCCGCGCCGACCTGGTGATCTGCCCGTTTCTCAAGGACCGGGTGCCGGAACGGCTGTGGCGCAACGCCCGCCGTCCGGTGGTGATCATCCACCCTGGCATTGTCGGCGATCGCGGTGCCAGCGCCCTGGACTGGGCCATCATGCGGCAAGCCGAACGCTGGGGCGTGACGGCATTGCAGGCCGTGGAGGAAATGGACGCCGGACCGATCTGGGCCACCAGCGAGTTCAAGTTGCCCGAAGGCCTGCGCAAGTCCGAACTGTACAACGGCCTGGTGAGCGATGCGGCCATCCGTTGTATCCGAGAGGTCGTGGAAAAGTTCGGCAATGGTTTCGTCCCGGTGCCCCTGGACTACAACCGCCGTGACGTGGTCGGCCGCCTGCAACCGAACATGACCCAGGACGACCGGACCTTCAGCTGGCATGACAGCACCGCATTCATCAAACGCTGCATCGATGCCGCCGACGGTCAGCCAGGCGTGCTGGCAAGCCTGGCCGGTGGCCAGTTCTATCTCTACGACGCCCATCCGGATGTCCGCAGAGGCCTGCCTGGCGCGCTGCTGGCCGTGCGTGACGATGCGGTGCTGGTAGCCACCGGTGATGCGAGCCTGTGGATCGGCTCCCTGCGCCGCAAACCGCAGCCCGGCGAACAGAATTTCAAGCGACCGGCGCGCCATGTGCTGGCCGGGCAGTTGGACGACGTCCCGGTGCTGGACGGCTCGCTGGCCCGGCGACCCTTCAGCGACGAGGCCTACCAACCCATCCGTTATCGCGAATGCGGCCACGTAGGCGAGCTGACGTTCGAGTTCTACAACGGCGCGATGAGCACCGAACAATGCCGGCGGCTGATAGACGCTCTGCGCTGGGCCAAGTCCCGGGATACCCGGGTGCTGTTGATCCGGGGCGGACGCGGCAGCTTTTCCAACGGTGTGCACCTGAACGTGATCCAGGCCGCCGCCGACCCCGGCCTGGAGGCCTGGGCCAACATCCAGGCCATCGATGATGTCTGCCTGGAGTTGCTGAGCGCCCGGCAACTGGTGGTCAGCGGCCTGACGGGCAATGCCGGGGCTGGCGGCGTGATGCTGGCCCTGGCGGCCGATATCGTGTTGGCGCGCAGCGACATCGTGCTCAATCCCCACTACGCGACCATGGGCCTCTACGGCTCCGAATACTGGACCTACAGCCTGCCCCGGGCGGTCGGCCCGGACATGGCCTGGAAGCTGACCCAGGAGTGCCTGCCCATCAGCGCCCGGCAGGCGTTGCGTTATGGCATGGTCCAGGAAATCGGTCCGCGCTGCCCCGACGAGTTCGGCCTGTGGCTGTTGCAACGGGCCAACGGCGCCTGGCTCGATCCGGCGTATGAGGCCATCCGGGTCCGCAAGGCCGAACGGAGCTTGCCGGCGATCCAGGCGTGTCGTGACGGCGAGTTGAAGGAAATGCACCGCGACATGGTGGGCAATCGCCGCGGCTTCGCCGAGAAATGCCGGCATTTCGTGTTCAAGCGCAAGGCCTGCGGTACGCCTGAGCGCCTGGTCGCGCCATGGGCCCGGGCGACAGAGGCCGAAGCCGCCCGGTGA
- a CDS encoding LysR family transcriptional regulator: MDIDLARTFLEIVRHGSLAAAADKLHVTQTAITARVQKLESQFGCALFVRNRAGARLTPDGEAFVVYANQLVQTWEAARRDLPLPEGYRNVLHLGGEVSLCNPLMLGWARELRQKIPGHALRMDIRDGEKLLQQLELGLLDAAVVYQPEYWPRLQVEQLLEEKLILVQLASCPEPYVYIDWSSDFRRQHDTALPDKAKAAVTFNLGPLALQYILENGGSGYFRTRVVQSYLDSGILERVPKAPEFNYPTYLVYSRDRDSAALQQAFEVLRGIVRAGSDWSQRWDPLT; encoded by the coding sequence ATGGACATCGACCTCGCCCGTACCTTCCTGGAAATCGTCCGTCACGGCAGCCTCGCCGCCGCGGCGGACAAGTTGCATGTCACCCAGACGGCGATCACCGCCCGGGTCCAGAAGCTCGAAAGCCAGTTCGGCTGCGCGCTGTTCGTGCGCAATCGCGCCGGCGCACGCCTGACCCCCGACGGCGAGGCGTTCGTCGTCTACGCCAATCAACTGGTGCAGACCTGGGAGGCGGCTCGCCGGGACCTGCCGTTGCCCGAGGGCTATCGCAATGTGCTGCACCTTGGCGGCGAGGTCAGCCTGTGCAATCCGTTGATGCTCGGTTGGGCCCGGGAACTGCGCCAGAAGATCCCCGGACATGCCTTGCGCATGGACATCCGCGACGGTGAAAAACTGTTGCAGCAACTGGAACTGGGCCTGCTGGACGCGGCAGTGGTGTATCAGCCCGAGTACTGGCCACGGCTGCAGGTGGAACAGCTGCTGGAGGAAAAACTGATCCTGGTGCAATTGGCCAGTTGCCCCGAGCCCTACGTGTACATCGACTGGAGCAGCGACTTCCGACGCCAGCACGACACGGCCCTGCCGGACAAGGCCAAGGCCGCCGTCACCTTCAACCTCGGCCCCCTGGCCCTGCAATACATCCTGGAGAACGGCGGCAGCGGCTACTTCCGCACACGCGTGGTCCAGAGCTACCTGGACAGCGGCATCCTTGAGCGGGTCCCCAAGGCGCCGGAATTCAACTACCCCACCTACCTGGTCTATTCCCGGGATCGGGATTCGGCGGCGCTACAACAAGCGTTCGAAGTGCTGCGGGGCATCGTCAGGGCCGGCAGCGACTGGTCCCAGCGCTGGGATCCGCTGACCTGA
- a CDS encoding YdcH family protein encodes MPVPHDLCQDLACTKDEIQQKRSENPRLNSLIEKYSRLDAEVVEAEKPTSAGMPDTDLEILKKERLMIKDEIVRHLKT; translated from the coding sequence ATGCCGGTGCCCCATGATTTGTGCCAGGATCTTGCTTGCACAAAAGACGAGATCCAGCAGAAGCGCAGCGAGAATCCAAGGTTGAATTCGTTGATTGAAAAGTACTCCCGACTCGACGCCGAAGTTGTCGAGGCCGAGAAGCCGACATCTGCGGGAATGCCTGACACAGACCTGGAAATCCTCAAGAAGGAGCGACTGATGATCAAGGACGAAATCGTGCGGCACTTGAAGACATAA
- a CDS encoding DUF4142 domain-containing protein, with amino-acid sequence MDGFTLRQLGLAVALSTSMGMAWAASSNDFVDNAAAGGIAEIETSKLALQKSASADIKEFANKMIADHTKANQELMSLAKKHDIEVPDETTLMKKAKAKILEVRDESFDAAYANNQVMAHEETIALFKKEAETVTDDKKAGNTELKAFAQKMLPDLQHHLEMAKKLQAAHPSK; translated from the coding sequence ATGGACGGATTTACCCTGCGTCAACTCGGCCTGGCAGTTGCCCTGAGTACCAGCATGGGCATGGCATGGGCCGCGAGTTCCAATGACTTTGTCGACAACGCGGCGGCCGGTGGCATTGCGGAAATCGAGACCAGCAAGCTGGCACTGCAAAAAAGTGCCTCGGCGGACATCAAGGAGTTCGCCAACAAGATGATCGCCGACCACACCAAGGCCAACCAGGAGCTGATGTCGCTGGCCAAGAAACACGACATCGAGGTGCCGGACGAAACCACCCTCATGAAGAAGGCCAAGGCCAAGATCCTTGAAGTGCGCGATGAGTCCTTCGACGCCGCCTATGCCAACAACCAGGTCATGGCCCACGAAGAAACCATCGCCCTGTTCAAGAAAGAAGCCGAGACCGTGACCGACGACAAGAAAGCCGGTAACACCGAACTCAAGGCGTTCGCCCAGAAGATGCTGCCGGACCTGCAGCACCACCTGGAAATGGCCAAGAAACTCCAGGCCGCACACCCCAGCAAGTAG
- a CDS encoding ATP-binding protein — protein MQFLSQPHGCPGWDGEMARRIRAFDWSRTELGPIEQWSASLRSAVQILLASPLPMVMLWGRQGFMIYNDAYAEFAGGRHPYLLGCAVELGWPEVAEFNRHVLDVCLAGGTLSYRSKELVLLRDGKPEDVWMDLFYSPVPDDDQAPAGVLAIVVETTELVLSERARQEAERSYRAVNERIQLALSAGPLLGSFVWDVQADTLSGDERFARTFNYPPDTPLEALPIDIARQRIHPDDLDELNQRVELTLRTGAPFNAEYRVRGPGGDDLWVQASGRCEFDASGAPLRFPGVLIDINERKTAEASLLRFTRDLEQRVADEVQARLAAEEQLRQSQKLEAIGGLTGGVAHDFNNLLQVIAGNLHLLARHEPDNHNVQRRISASIEAVERGAKLSAQLLAFARRQPLSPAVYNPRRIYDDLGELLQRALGEIIRIEVTLPDEPWCIHVDRNQLENALLNLAINARDAMDGEGTIRILGENIVLDESSCAGKGIGAGDYVRLSVIDSGIGMPPEILSQVFEPFFTTKTDGQGTGLGLSMVFGFVKQSGGHIEIASDPGKGTRAQMYFPRSYQPEAGEQTHHYSLQPGRQETILVVEDNDAVRSASVELLEQSGYRTLTAANADAAMKLLLEGVKVDLIFTDVVMPGLIKSSDLAAWAKVQTPPVPVLFTSGHTRDIISRNHQLSPDTHLLSKPYGPDALTRMVRSLLGG, from the coding sequence ATGCAGTTCTTATCCCAGCCTCATGGATGTCCCGGGTGGGACGGTGAAATGGCCCGGCGTATCCGGGCGTTCGATTGGAGCCGGACCGAGCTGGGCCCTATCGAACAGTGGTCCGCCAGCCTGCGCAGCGCTGTGCAGATATTGCTGGCGTCGCCCTTGCCGATGGTCATGCTATGGGGACGCCAGGGCTTCATGATCTATAACGATGCCTATGCCGAATTCGCCGGTGGGCGTCATCCCTACCTGTTGGGCTGCGCGGTGGAACTGGGCTGGCCGGAAGTGGCCGAGTTCAATCGCCACGTACTGGATGTCTGCCTGGCCGGCGGCACGCTGTCCTACCGCAGCAAGGAACTGGTCCTGCTGCGTGACGGCAAGCCCGAAGACGTGTGGATGGACCTGTTCTACAGCCCCGTGCCGGACGATGACCAGGCCCCGGCCGGCGTGCTGGCGATTGTCGTGGAAACCACCGAGCTGGTCCTGTCGGAGCGGGCCCGCCAGGAGGCGGAACGCAGCTACCGCGCGGTCAACGAACGCATCCAGCTGGCCCTATCGGCCGGGCCGCTGCTGGGCTCGTTTGTCTGGGACGTCCAGGCCGACACCCTGTCCGGCGACGAGCGTTTTGCCCGTACGTTCAACTATCCGCCAGACACGCCGTTGGAAGCATTGCCCATCGATATTGCCCGGCAGCGTATCCACCCGGATGACCTCGATGAGCTCAACCAGCGGGTCGAACTGACGTTGCGCACCGGAGCGCCTTTCAATGCCGAATACCGGGTACGAGGCCCTGGAGGCGACGACCTGTGGGTGCAGGCCAGCGGTCGATGCGAGTTCGATGCCTCGGGCGCCCCCCTGCGTTTTCCCGGCGTGCTGATCGACATCAACGAACGCAAGACCGCCGAAGCGTCCCTGCTCAGGTTCACGCGTGACCTGGAGCAGCGGGTGGCCGACGAGGTCCAGGCGCGGCTGGCGGCTGAAGAGCAGTTGCGCCAGTCCCAGAAGCTGGAGGCCATTGGCGGACTCACCGGCGGTGTGGCCCATGACTTCAACAACCTGCTGCAAGTGATCGCCGGCAACCTGCACCTGCTGGCTCGCCACGAGCCGGACAATCACAATGTGCAGCGCAGGATCAGCGCCTCCATCGAGGCGGTGGAGCGGGGCGCCAAGCTGTCTGCGCAACTGCTGGCCTTCGCCCGTCGCCAGCCCTTGTCACCGGCGGTCTACAACCCCCGGCGCATCTACGACGACCTGGGTGAATTGCTGCAACGGGCCCTGGGCGAGATCATCCGGATCGAAGTGACACTGCCCGACGAACCCTGGTGCATTCACGTGGACCGCAACCAGCTGGAAAACGCCTTGCTGAACCTGGCGATCAACGCCCGCGATGCCATGGACGGCGAGGGCACCATCCGGATACTGGGCGAGAACATCGTGCTCGACGAATCGTCCTGTGCCGGCAAAGGCATCGGCGCGGGGGACTATGTGCGATTGTCGGTGATCGACAGTGGCATCGGCATGCCACCGGAGATCCTCAGCCAGGTATTCGAGCCGTTCTTTACCACCAAGACCGATGGTCAGGGCACCGGGTTGGGGCTGAGCATGGTGTTCGGCTTCGTCAAGCAAAGCGGTGGCCATATCGAGATCGCCAGCGACCCGGGCAAGGGCACGCGGGCGCAGATGTATTTCCCTCGCAGCTACCAGCCTGAAGCCGGCGAGCAGACGCACCACTACTCGCTGCAGCCCGGCAGGCAGGAGACGATCCTGGTGGTGGAAGACAATGACGCGGTGCGCAGTGCATCGGTGGAGTTGCTGGAACAGTCCGGCTATCGAACCCTCACGGCCGCCAATGCCGATGCCGCCATGAAGTTGCTGCTCGAGGGGGTCAAGGTGGACCTGATCTTCACCGACGTGGTCATGCCAGGCCTGATCAAGAGTTCCGACCTCGCGGCCTGGGCCAAGGTGCAGACCCCGCCGGTGCCCGTGCTGTTCACGTCAGGCCACACGCGGGACATCATCTCGCGCAACCATCAACTGAGCCCCGATACCCATCTGCTGAGCAAACCCTACGGGCCGGATGCGTTGACCCGGATGGTCCGGTCGCTGCTAGGCGGCTGA
- a CDS encoding error-prone DNA polymerase, with translation MAAGLVRMTVEYAELHCLSNFSFQRGASSALELCRRAKEQGYRALAITDECTLAGIVRAWQAARELDLHLIVGSEIQVEHGPKLVLLVENLEGYQALCRLITRARRRSEKGRYRIVREDFDEPLPGLLALWVPDGNDAEAQGRWLQSIFAGRLWLSVQLHCGQDDRQRLADLLALAGRLGLAAVATGDVHMHVRGRRALQDTMTAIRYHVTVAEAGQRLHPNGERHLRSRKDLAGLYPRALLDETLHIARRCTFDLGQLRYQYPHELVPEGHDPTSWLRELTERGMRKRWGGGVNDKVRRQIETELELIAELGYDSYFLTVQDIVSFARERHILCQGRGSAANSAVCYALGITEIDPGRTNLLFERFLSRERNEPPDIDVDFEHERREEVLQYVFRRYGRHRAALTAVVSSYHGAGAVRDVAKALGLPPDQINALADCCGRWSDEAPPLERLREGGFDPDSPVLQRVLGLTRQLIGFPRHLSQHPGGFVISEQPLDTLVPVENAAMAERTIIQWDKDDLDAVGLLKVDILALGMLSAIRRCFDLIEGYRGQRYTLASLPHDDKATFDMISRADTIGVFQIESRAQMAMLPRLKPKDFYDLVIEVAIVRPGPIQGGMVHPYLKRRNDEEPVTYPSPELKTVLGRTLGIPLFQEQVMQIAIVAADYTPGEADQLRRSMAAWKRHGGLEPHRERLAAGMKKNGYTAEFAAQIFEQIKGFGNYGFPESHAASFALLTYASSWLKCHEPAAFACALINSWPMGFYSPDQILQDARRHQLQIRPVDVRASDWDCSLEPLEGRQPAIRMGLRQIKGFREEDARRIEAARRQRAFGDVADLGERAQLDTRALEQLADAGALRGLAGDRHRARWEVAGVQKQLGLFAGLPNQEEPPVSLPKPSVGENLFADYATLGTTLGPHPLALLRPELRARRCRSSRELQEVEHGRNVSVAGLVTGRQRPGTASGVTFVTLEDEFGNLNVVVWRDLAERQRKVLVGSQLLKVDGRWESVGEVRHLIAGRLSDLTGLLAGINVRSRDFR, from the coding sequence GTGGCTGCAGGGCTGGTTCGCATGACTGTCGAATACGCCGAGCTGCATTGCCTGTCCAACTTCAGTTTCCAGCGCGGCGCCTCCAGCGCCCTGGAGCTGTGTCGGCGGGCCAAGGAGCAGGGCTATCGGGCCCTGGCGATCACCGACGAATGCACACTGGCCGGCATCGTCCGTGCCTGGCAGGCGGCCAGAGAGCTGGACCTGCACCTGATCGTCGGCAGCGAAATCCAGGTGGAGCATGGTCCGAAACTGGTGTTGCTGGTGGAGAACCTGGAGGGCTACCAGGCCTTGTGCCGGTTGATCACCCGCGCCCGGCGCCGCAGCGAGAAGGGGCGCTATCGCATCGTGCGCGAGGATTTCGACGAACCCTTGCCCGGGCTGCTGGCCTTGTGGGTCCCCGATGGCAACGATGCCGAAGCCCAGGGCCGCTGGCTCCAGTCGATCTTTGCCGGTCGCTTGTGGCTATCGGTGCAGTTGCACTGCGGGCAGGACGACCGCCAGCGCCTGGCGGACTTGCTGGCCCTGGCCGGGCGCCTCGGGCTCGCCGCTGTCGCCACGGGCGACGTGCACATGCACGTGCGTGGCCGTCGGGCCTTGCAGGACACCATGACCGCCATTCGTTACCACGTCACGGTGGCCGAGGCCGGGCAGCGCCTGCACCCTAACGGTGAGCGCCACTTGCGCAGCCGCAAGGATCTGGCCGGGCTCTATCCCCGCGCCTTGCTCGATGAAACCCTCCACATCGCCCGGCGTTGCACGTTCGACCTCGGTCAACTGCGTTATCAATACCCGCATGAACTGGTTCCCGAGGGCCATGACCCGACATCCTGGTTGCGCGAGCTGACCGAGCGGGGCATGCGCAAGCGCTGGGGGGGCGGCGTGAATGACAAGGTCCGGCGGCAGATCGAGACGGAGCTGGAGCTGATCGCCGAGCTGGGCTACGACAGCTACTTCCTCACCGTGCAGGACATCGTCAGCTTCGCTCGGGAGCGGCACATTCTCTGTCAGGGGCGCGGTTCGGCGGCCAACTCGGCGGTGTGCTATGCCTTGGGCATCACCGAAATCGACCCCGGCCGGACCAACCTGCTGTTCGAGCGATTCCTGTCCCGGGAGCGCAATGAGCCGCCGGACATCGATGTCGATTTCGAGCACGAGCGTCGTGAAGAAGTGCTGCAATACGTGTTTCGCCGTTACGGTCGCCATCGTGCGGCGTTGACGGCAGTGGTCAGCAGCTACCACGGTGCGGGGGCGGTACGGGACGTCGCCAAGGCCCTGGGCCTGCCGCCGGACCAGATCAACGCCCTGGCCGACTGTTGCGGGCGCTGGAGCGACGAAGCGCCGCCGCTGGAGCGCTTGCGCGAGGGCGGTTTCGACCCGGACAGTCCGGTGCTGCAGCGGGTATTGGGGCTGACCCGGCAACTGATCGGATTTCCCCGGCATCTGTCCCAGCACCCCGGCGGCTTCGTGATTTCCGAACAGCCCCTGGATACCCTTGTACCGGTGGAAAACGCCGCCATGGCCGAGCGCACCATCATCCAGTGGGACAAGGATGACCTGGACGCGGTCGGGCTGCTCAAGGTGGATATCCTGGCCCTGGGCATGCTCAGTGCGATCCGGCGGTGTTTCGACTTGATCGAGGGGTATCGGGGGCAACGCTACACCCTGGCCAGCCTGCCTCATGACGATAAGGCTACATTCGACATGATCAGCCGCGCCGACACCATCGGCGTGTTCCAGATCGAGTCACGGGCGCAGATGGCCATGTTGCCTCGGCTCAAGCCCAAGGATTTCTACGACCTGGTGATCGAAGTGGCGATCGTGCGCCCCGGTCCGATCCAGGGCGGGATGGTTCATCCGTACCTCAAACGCCGCAATGATGAAGAGCCCGTTACTTACCCTTCACCGGAACTGAAGACGGTCCTTGGGCGCACCCTGGGCATTCCGTTGTTCCAGGAACAGGTCATGCAGATCGCCATCGTCGCGGCCGACTACACCCCCGGCGAAGCGGACCAGTTGCGCCGCTCCATGGCCGCCTGGAAACGTCACGGCGGCCTGGAGCCCCACCGGGAACGCCTGGCTGCCGGGATGAAGAAAAACGGTTACACCGCTGAATTCGCTGCGCAGATTTTCGAGCAGATCAAAGGCTTCGGCAATTACGGCTTTCCCGAATCCCATGCCGCCAGTTTCGCGTTGCTGACTTACGCCAGCAGTTGGCTCAAATGCCACGAACCGGCGGCATTCGCTTGCGCCCTGATCAACAGCTGGCCCATGGGTTTCTACAGTCCGGACCAGATCCTGCAGGATGCCCGCCGCCATCAATTGCAGATCCGTCCGGTGGACGTGCGAGCCAGTGATTGGGATTGCAGCCTGGAACCTCTGGAAGGTCGGCAACCGGCGATCCGCATGGGCTTGCGCCAGATCAAGGGCTTTCGTGAGGAGGACGCCCGGCGTATCGAAGCGGCTCGCCGACAGCGGGCTTTCGGTGACGTGGCCGATCTGGGCGAGCGCGCGCAACTCGATACCCGGGCCCTCGAACAACTGGCCGACGCCGGAGCCTTGCGCGGCCTGGCCGGTGATCGTCATCGCGCTCGCTGGGAAGTGGCCGGAGTGCAGAAACAACTGGGTCTGTTTGCCGGTTTGCCCAACCAGGAAGAGCCGCCGGTGAGTCTGCCCAAGCCATCGGTGGGGGAAAATCTGTTCGCCGACTACGCGACCCTCGGCACCACGCTGGGGCCTCATCCGTTGGCTTTATTGCGCCCCGAACTGCGTGCCCGCCGCTGTCGCAGCTCCCGGGAGTTGCAGGAGGTGGAGCATGGGCGCAACGTCAGCGTCGCCGGCCTGGTGACCGGCCGTCAGCGTCCCGGTACGGCCAGTGGCGTGACCTTCGTCACCCTGGAAGATGAATTCGGCAATCTCAACGTGGTGGTCTGGCGCGACCTGGCGGAGCGCCAGCGCAAAGTGCTGGTGGGGTCGCAGTTGCTCAAGGTCGATGGGCGCTGGGAAAGTGTCGGCGAGGTCCGCCACCTCATCGCCGGGCGCCTGAGCGACTTGACCGGGCTGCTGGCAGGCATCAACGTGCGTAGCCGCGATTTTCGCTGA